A region of Pleionea litopenaei DNA encodes the following proteins:
- the rpsH gene encoding 30S ribosomal protein S8, whose amino-acid sequence MSLQDPIADLLTRVRNGQMAGKKSVNMPSSKQKVNVCNVLKEEGYILDYSVSEEEGNKRTLSVQLKYYQGRPVIDVLKRVSRPGLRIYKKVDELPKVEGGLGIAIISTSKGVMTDKAARAAGFGGEVICTVS is encoded by the coding sequence ATGAGTTTGCAAGATCCAATTGCCGATTTATTGACCCGTGTTCGTAACGGTCAAATGGCAGGCAAAAAATCAGTAAATATGCCGTCTTCTAAGCAAAAAGTTAACGTTTGTAACGTGCTTAAAGAAGAAGGTTATATCCTTGACTACTCTGTTTCAGAAGAAGAAGGTAACAAGCGCACTTTGTCAGTACAGTTAAAGTACTATCAAGGTCGTCCAGTTATCGACGTCTTGAAGCGAGTTAGTCGTCCAGGTTTACGCATTTATAAGAAAGTAGATGAGCTTCCTAAAGTGGAAGGCGGTCTTGGTATCGCAATCATCTCTACTTCTAAAGGTGTAATGACAGATAAAGCTGCACGCGCTGCCGGTTTCGGTGGTGAAGTGATCTGCACCGTAAGTTAA
- the rpsN gene encoding 30S ribosomal protein S14: protein MAKVSMIQREKKRARTVAKYAEKRAELKAIIRDPKASEDEKWEAQLQLQKLPRNASPVRQHNRCRVTGRPHGYLRKFGLCRNKLREHAMKGDVPGLVKASW from the coding sequence ATGGCTAAAGTATCAATGATTCAGCGCGAGAAAAAGCGTGCTCGCACCGTTGCGAAATACGCTGAAAAACGTGCAGAGTTAAAAGCGATTATCCGTGATCCCAAAGCTAGTGAAGACGAGAAATGGGAAGCGCAACTTCAATTACAAAAGTTGCCTCGTAATGCGAGTCCTGTACGTCAACACAATCGATGCCGAGTTACTGGGCGTCCTCATGGCTACTTACGTAAGTTCGGCTTGTGCCGTAACAAATTACGTGAGCATGCAATGAAAGGCGATGTTCCAGGCTTGGTTAAAGCTAGCTGGTAA
- the rplE gene encoding 50S ribosomal protein L5, producing the protein MAKLHDLYKDNVVKQLQEKFDYKSVMQVPRITKITLNMGLGEAVGDKKVIEHAMSDMTAISGQKPVVTRARKSVAGFKIREGYPIGCKVTLRGEKMWEFFERLISIAIPRIRDFRGLNPKSFDGRGNYSLGIKEQIVFPEIDYDKVDKVRGLDITITTTAESNEEARALLDAFNFPLKS; encoded by the coding sequence ATGGCGAAACTGCACGACTTATACAAAGACAATGTAGTCAAGCAACTTCAAGAGAAGTTCGACTACAAATCTGTCATGCAAGTCCCACGCATTACAAAGATCACATTGAACATGGGTCTGGGTGAAGCGGTTGGCGACAAGAAAGTTATCGAACATGCAATGAGCGATATGACCGCAATCTCAGGCCAAAAGCCGGTAGTTACCCGAGCTCGAAAGTCTGTTGCAGGTTTTAAAATCCGTGAAGGATATCCCATTGGATGTAAAGTAACATTGCGTGGCGAAAAAATGTGGGAATTCTTCGAGCGATTGATTTCTATTGCTATTCCTCGTATCCGTGACTTCCGTGGCTTGAACCCTAAGTCATTTGACGGACGTGGAAACTACTCTTTAGGAATTAAAGAGCAAATCGTATTCCCAGAAATCGACTACGATAAAGTCGATAAAGTGCGTGGTTTAGATATTACTATCACAACCACTGCGGAATCTAACGAAGAAGCTCGAGCGTTATTAGACGCCTTTAACTTCCCTTTAAAGAGTTAA
- the rplX gene encoding 50S ribosomal protein L24, whose product MRKIKSGDEVIVIAGKSKGQRGKVTKILVEHDKVIVEGANLVKKHQRANPQAGIEGGIIEKEAPLHISNIAIFNAATGKADRVGIKTLEDGAKVRVFKSSGEQIDI is encoded by the coding sequence ATGCGTAAGATCAAAAGCGGCGATGAAGTCATTGTAATCGCAGGCAAAAGTAAAGGTCAGCGTGGCAAAGTCACTAAGATTCTTGTTGAACACGATAAAGTTATCGTGGAAGGCGCGAACTTAGTGAAAAAACACCAGCGCGCCAATCCTCAAGCAGGTATTGAAGGCGGCATTATTGAGAAAGAAGCTCCGCTTCACATCTCAAATATTGCGATTTTCAATGCGGCTACTGGTAAGGCTGATCGTGTTGGTATCAAAACGCTAGAAGATGGCGCGAAAGTTCGCGTATTCAAGTCTTCTGGTGAACAGATTGATATTTAA
- the rplN gene encoding 50S ribosomal protein L14, with translation MIQMQSMLDVADNSGARQVMCIKVLGGSHRRYAHIGDVIKVSVKEAIPRGKVKKGDIVNAVVVRTRKGVRRPDGSIIRFDGNAAVLLNNNLQPIGTRIFGPVTRELRGDKFMKIVSLAPEVL, from the coding sequence ATGATCCAGATGCAATCGATGCTTGATGTGGCTGATAATAGTGGTGCGCGTCAAGTAATGTGTATAAAGGTCTTGGGAGGATCGCACCGACGTTACGCCCACATTGGTGACGTAATTAAGGTGAGCGTGAAAGAAGCGATTCCACGCGGAAAAGTTAAGAAAGGTGACATCGTGAACGCAGTTGTAGTGCGTACTCGTAAAGGTGTTCGCCGTCCTGACGGTTCCATTATTCGTTTCGACGGTAACGCAGCGGTTCTTCTTAACAATAACTTGCAGCCGATTGGTACTCGTATTTTCGGACCTGTTACTCGTGAATTACGTGGTGACAAGTTCATGAAGATCGTATCACTGGCTCCTGAAGTGCTATAA
- the rpsQ gene encoding 30S ribosomal protein S17, protein MSEQATVKRTLLGKVVSDKMDKTITVLIERQVKHPLYGKFIKRSTKVHAHDENNECNMGDLVRVVESRPLSKSKTWQLVEIVEKAN, encoded by the coding sequence ATGAGCGAGCAAGCAACTGTAAAGCGCACTCTCCTTGGTAAAGTAGTGAGTGACAAGATGGATAAAACCATCACTGTGCTAATCGAGCGCCAGGTAAAGCATCCTTTGTACGGAAAATTTATTAAGCGTTCTACAAAAGTACATGCTCATGATGAGAACAACGAGTGCAACATGGGTGATCTTGTAAGAGTGGTTGAGAGCCGTCCTCTTTCAAAATCAAAAACCTGGCAACTTGTTGAGATTGTCGAAAAAGCAAACTAA
- the rpmC gene encoding 50S ribosomal protein L29, whose translation MKATDLREKSVDELNAELIELSKEQFNLRMQHATGQLNQTHQLKQVRRNIARVKTVLNQKADS comes from the coding sequence ATGAAAGCAACTGATTTACGTGAAAAAAGCGTTGATGAGCTGAATGCAGAGCTAATCGAGCTAAGCAAAGAACAGTTCAATCTGCGTATGCAGCATGCAACTGGCCAGCTGAACCAAACTCATCAGCTGAAGCAGGTACGCCGAAACATCGCGCGTGTTAAAACTGTACTTAACCAGAAGGCAGATTCGTAA
- the rplP gene encoding 50S ribosomal protein L16, with protein sequence MLLPKRTKFRKVQKGRNRGVAIAGGKVSFGEFGLKATTRGRLTSRQIEAARRAMTRHMKRAGKVYIRVFPDKPITQKPLEVRMGKGKGSVEYWVAQIQPGRVLYEVEGVPEALAREAFQLAAAKLPVRTTFVTRTVM encoded by the coding sequence ATGTTATTACCAAAAAGAACGAAGTTCCGTAAGGTTCAGAAAGGTCGTAACCGCGGTGTTGCGATTGCCGGCGGTAAAGTTAGTTTCGGTGAGTTTGGCTTAAAAGCTACTACTCGCGGTCGTTTAACTTCTCGTCAAATCGAAGCGGCACGTCGTGCTATGACTCGTCATATGAAACGTGCGGGAAAAGTATACATTCGGGTATTTCCAGACAAGCCAATTACTCAGAAGCCATTAGAAGTACGTATGGGTAAAGGTAAAGGTAGTGTGGAGTACTGGGTAGCTCAAATTCAGCCAGGTCGTGTTTTATACGAGGTTGAAGGGGTACCTGAAGCGCTGGCGCGTGAAGCATTCCAATTAGCGGCTGCTAAGTTGCCAGTAAGAACCACCTTTGTAACTCGGACGGTAATGTAA
- the rpsC gene encoding 30S ribosomal protein S3, protein MGQKVHPTGIRLGIVKQHNATWYAERGDYADNLESDIQIRNWLKKELASASVSRIEIERPAKALRVTIHTARPGIVIGKKGEDIEKLRKKLSNLTGLATQVNIEQVRKPELDAQLVGDSVAQQLERRVMFRRAMKRAVQNSMRLGAGGIKIQVSGRLGGAEIARTEWYREGRVPLHTLRADIDYATAEAHTTYGVIGVKVWIFKGEVLGGEEQQTEVEAPAPKKKGPRAKKK, encoded by the coding sequence ATGGGTCAAAAAGTACATCCAACCGGCATCCGTTTAGGGATTGTTAAGCAGCACAATGCAACTTGGTATGCCGAGCGTGGAGATTACGCCGATAACCTGGAAAGCGATATTCAGATTCGTAACTGGTTAAAGAAAGAATTAGCATCTGCGTCAGTTTCTCGCATTGAAATTGAGCGTCCAGCTAAAGCTTTACGCGTTACGATTCACACAGCTCGCCCTGGTATTGTGATTGGTAAGAAAGGTGAAGACATTGAGAAGCTTCGTAAGAAGTTATCAAACCTTACTGGCCTTGCTACTCAAGTTAATATCGAGCAAGTTCGTAAGCCAGAATTAGACGCGCAATTAGTCGGTGACAGCGTCGCTCAGCAGTTGGAACGTCGTGTTATGTTCCGTCGTGCAATGAAGCGTGCTGTTCAAAACTCAATGCGTTTAGGCGCTGGCGGTATCAAAATTCAAGTTTCTGGTCGTTTAGGCGGCGCAGAGATTGCACGTACCGAGTGGTACCGTGAAGGTCGTGTACCTTTGCACACACTACGTGCTGATATCGACTATGCAACAGCCGAAGCTCACACTACTTACGGTGTAATTGGTGTGAAAGTATGGATCTTCAAGGGCGAAGTTTTAGGTGGTGAAGAGCAACAGACAGAAGTCGAAGCTCCAGCTCCTAAAAAGAAAGGCCCCCGTGCTAAGAAGAAGTAG
- the rplV gene encoding 50S ribosomal protein L22, translating into METQAVLRHARISAQKARLVADQIRGLPVERALQILQFSPKKAAGLMKKVLESAIANAEHNDGADIDELTVSTVFVDEGPTLKRIKPRAKGRADRIFKRSCHITVKVAEK; encoded by the coding sequence ATGGAAACTCAAGCAGTTTTAAGACATGCTCGCATCTCTGCTCAAAAAGCACGTTTGGTTGCTGATCAAATTCGTGGTTTACCAGTAGAAAGAGCATTACAAATTCTCCAATTCAGCCCCAAGAAAGCCGCTGGCTTAATGAAGAAAGTCTTGGAGTCTGCCATCGCAAATGCCGAGCATAACGACGGTGCTGATATTGACGAATTAACAGTTTCAACCGTTTTCGTTGACGAAGGCCCAACGCTTAAGCGTATTAAACCGCGAGCGAAAGGCAGAGCTGACCGCATTTTTAAGCGTTCATGCCACATCACCGTCAAAGTCGCGGAAAAGTAG
- the rpsS gene encoding 30S ribosomal protein S19 produces the protein MPRSLKKGPFIDLHLMKKVDEALESNSKKPIKTWSRRSMVSPEMVGLTIAVHNGRQHVPVFVTEDMVGHKLGEFAPTRTYKGHVADKSSKR, from the coding sequence GTGCCACGTTCACTAAAGAAAGGCCCATTTATCGACCTTCATTTAATGAAGAAAGTCGACGAGGCTCTTGAAAGTAACAGTAAGAAGCCAATTAAAACTTGGTCTCGCCGCTCAATGGTTTCTCCAGAAATGGTAGGCCTTACCATCGCGGTTCACAATGGTCGTCAACATGTGCCTGTTTTCGTTACCGAAGACATGGTAGGTCACAAGTTAGGTGAGTTTGCACCAACTCGTACTTACAAAGGCCATGTTGCTGATAAATCATCGAAGCGATAA
- the rplB gene encoding 50S ribosomal protein L2, with protein MAIVKAKPTSAGRRFVVKVVNPDLHKGKPHAALLDKKSKKGGRNNNGRITVRHIGGGHRQHYRLVDFKRNKDGIPATVERLEYDPNRSANIALVLYKDGERRYIIAPKGLQAGDQVISGDHAPIKAGNTLPMRNIPVGSTVHCVEMKPGKGAQIARSAGTYVQIVARDGAYVTLRLRSGEMRKVLADCRATVGEVGNAEHMLRSLGKAGASRWRGVRPTVRGVAMNPVDHPHGGGEGRTSGGRHPVTPWGVPTKGKKTRSNKRTDKLIVRRRNKK; from the coding sequence ATGGCTATCGTTAAAGCTAAACCAACTTCTGCAGGGCGTCGCTTTGTCGTTAAAGTGGTTAACCCTGATTTACACAAAGGCAAGCCACACGCCGCACTTCTAGATAAGAAGAGCAAGAAAGGTGGTCGTAACAATAATGGTCGTATTACGGTTCGTCACATTGGTGGCGGTCATCGTCAACACTACCGTTTAGTTGACTTTAAACGAAATAAAGATGGTATCCCAGCGACTGTAGAGCGTTTGGAATACGATCCTAACCGCAGTGCAAACATCGCTCTTGTTCTTTATAAAGATGGTGAGCGTCGTTATATCATTGCACCTAAAGGCCTGCAGGCAGGTGACCAGGTAATTTCTGGCGACCATGCTCCAATTAAAGCAGGTAACACTTTACCAATGCGTAATATCCCAGTTGGTTCAACCGTTCATTGTGTTGAAATGAAACCGGGTAAAGGCGCGCAAATCGCTCGAAGTGCTGGTACTTACGTGCAAATCGTTGCTCGTGATGGCGCTTATGTGACCTTACGTTTACGCTCTGGCGAAATGCGTAAAGTTCTAGCGGATTGCCGTGCAACTGTTGGTGAAGTTGGTAACGCCGAACATATGCTACGTTCACTGGGTAAAGCCGGTGCATCACGTTGGCGTGGAGTTCGTCCTACTGTTCGAGGCGTTGCTATGAACCCAGTCGACCATCCACACGGTGGTGGTGAGGGACGTACCTCAGGTGGCCGTCATCCTGTAACTCCATGGGGTGTACCAACTAAGGGCAAGAAGACTCGTAGTAACAAACGTACCGACAAACTAATCGTTCGTCGTCGTAATAAGAAATAA
- the rplW gene encoding 50S ribosomal protein L23 has protein sequence MNQERLAKVLLAPHISEKATVNAENGQFVFKVAKDANKLEIKKAVEAMFEVEVESVSTLNVKGKTKRVGAMTGRRKNWKKAYVSLKEGQDIDFVGAE, from the coding sequence ATGAACCAAGAACGTTTAGCAAAAGTGCTTTTGGCACCTCATATTTCTGAGAAAGCAACAGTGAACGCAGAAAACGGACAGTTCGTTTTCAAAGTTGCAAAAGATGCGAATAAGCTGGAAATCAAAAAAGCTGTTGAAGCCATGTTCGAAGTAGAAGTGGAATCAGTCAGCACACTTAACGTGAAAGGTAAAACTAAACGCGTTGGTGCGATGACCGGCCGTCGTAAGAATTGGAAAAAAGCCTACGTGTCTCTGAAAGAAGGTCAGGACATCGACTTTGTAGGCGCCGAATAA
- the rplD gene encoding 50S ribosomal protein L4, with amino-acid sequence MEINLSVPGNNASGALQVSETAFGREFNEALVHQVVVAYMAASRSGTRAQKTRAEVSGGGKKPWRQKGTGRARAGTIRSPIWRAGGVTFAAKPQDYSQKVNRKMYRGAMQAILSELVRQERLVVVEEFAVSAPKTKELVSKLKELELKDVLVVTEDVEENLYLAARNLHKVDVRDPQGVDPVSLIAYDKVLMTVGAVKKFEEMLG; translated from the coding sequence ATGGAAATTAATTTATCTGTTCCCGGCAATAACGCAAGTGGCGCTTTGCAAGTTTCTGAAACTGCTTTCGGCCGTGAGTTTAACGAAGCATTAGTTCACCAGGTTGTTGTTGCTTATATGGCTGCTTCACGTTCTGGTACTCGCGCTCAAAAAACTCGTGCTGAAGTAAGCGGTGGCGGTAAAAAGCCTTGGCGTCAAAAGGGTACTGGCCGCGCTCGTGCGGGTACTATCCGTAGCCCAATTTGGCGTGCCGGTGGTGTAACATTTGCTGCTAAGCCTCAAGATTACTCGCAAAAAGTAAATCGCAAAATGTATCGCGGTGCGATGCAAGCGATTTTGTCTGAGCTAGTACGTCAAGAGCGTTTGGTAGTGGTTGAAGAGTTTGCAGTATCTGCACCAAAAACCAAAGAATTAGTGAGCAAGCTTAAAGAGCTTGAGCTAAAAGACGTTTTAGTTGTGACCGAAGACGTTGAAGAGAATTTATATCTTGCAGCGCGTAACCTACATAAAGTAGACGTACGTGACCCGCAAGGTGTTGATCCTGTTAGCTTGATCGCTTACGACAAAGTCTTAATGACTGTTGGTGCGGTTAAGAAATTTGAGGAGATGCTAGGATGA
- the rplC gene encoding 50S ribosomal protein L3 — protein sequence MTIGIVGRKCGMTRVFTENGESIPVTVVEVEANRITQVKTQETDGYTAVQVTTGSKKASRVTKAAAGHFKKAGVEAGRGLWEFRVDAIDGLELGGEIKVDIFEAGQKVDVTGTSKGKGYAGTIKRWNFRGQDATHGNSISHRVPGSIGQNQTPGRVFKGKKMSGHMGAERVTTQTLEVVRVDAERNIILIKGAVPGAVGGDVIVRPAVKVG from the coding sequence ATGACAATCGGAATCGTAGGCCGCAAATGCGGAATGACCCGAGTATTTACAGAGAATGGTGAATCTATTCCTGTAACTGTGGTTGAGGTAGAAGCTAATCGCATTACTCAGGTTAAGACACAAGAAACTGACGGCTACACTGCTGTTCAGGTGACTACGGGTAGTAAAAAAGCTTCTCGTGTAACTAAAGCTGCTGCAGGCCACTTCAAGAAAGCTGGTGTTGAAGCAGGTCGCGGATTATGGGAATTCCGCGTAGACGCAATTGATGGTCTTGAGCTTGGCGGAGAAATCAAAGTTGATATCTTCGAAGCTGGCCAAAAAGTTGACGTAACTGGTACCTCAAAAGGTAAAGGTTACGCCGGTACCATCAAGCGTTGGAACTTCCGTGGTCAAGACGCAACTCACGGTAACTCTATCTCTCACCGTGTTCCTGGTTCGATTGGTCAAAACCAAACGCCAGGTCGTGTTTTCAAAGGCAAAAAGATGTCTGGACACATGGGTGCTGAGCGAGTAACTACACAGACTCTAGAAGTCGTGCGAGTTGACGCTGAACGCAACATTATTTTAATCAAAGGCGCTGTTCCAGGTGCCGTTGGCGGCGATGTAATCGTTCGACCAGCAGTTAAGGTAGGCTAA
- the rpsJ gene encoding 30S ribosomal protein S10 — MAKQRIRIRLKAFDHKLIDQSTAEIVNTAKRTGAQVCGPIPLPTRKERYTVLISPHVNKDARDQYEIRTHKRLVDIVEPTDKTVDALMKLDLAAGVDVQISLS, encoded by the coding sequence ATGGCAAAGCAGCGTATTCGAATTCGACTAAAAGCTTTCGACCACAAGTTGATTGACCAGTCTACTGCAGAAATCGTGAACACTGCGAAGCGTACTGGTGCTCAGGTATGTGGACCTATTCCATTACCGACACGTAAAGAACGTTACACCGTTTTGATTTCACCGCACGTAAACAAAGACGCGCGTGATCAATACGAGATTCGTACTCACAAGCGATTGGTAGACATTGTAGAACCAACTGATAAAACTGTTGATGCATTAATGAAGCTGGATTTAGCAGCAGGCGTTGATGTGCAAATCAGCTTGTCATAA
- the fusA gene encoding elongation factor G, translating into MADLSKYRNIGIFAHVDAGKTTTTERILKLTGKIHKTGEVHDGESTTDFMEQEAERGITIQSAATTCFWKDHRLNIIDTPGHVDFTVEVYRSLKVLDGGVGVFCGSGGVEPQSETNWRYANESEVARIIFVNKLDRMGADFYRVVKQVEDVLAARPLVMTLPIGIEDDFKGVVDVLEQKAYVWDDSGLPENYEVIDIPADMQDKAAEYREMLVETAVEQDDDLMEKYLEGEEPSIEDIKRCIRKGTRDLAFFPTFCGSAFKNKGVQNVLDAVVDYLPSPTEVDPQPLTDEEGNETGEVATVSVDEPLRALAFKIMDDRFGALTFIRIYSGKMTKGMTVLNSFTGKTERIGRMVEMHADQRTELEGAQAGDILAVVGMKNVQTGHTLCDPNNPCTLEPMVFPDPVISIAVAPRDKGASEKLGVALSKMVAEDPSFQVETDQDSGETILKGMGELHLDIKVDILKRTHGVELDVGKPQVAYRETITQRVEDSYTHKKQSGGSGQFGKIDYIIEPGEQNSGFTFESKVVGGNVPKEFWPAIEKGFKGMMQEGVLAGYPVLDVQITLVDGAYHAVDSSAVAFEIAAKGAFRQSIPKASPQILEPIMKVDVFTPEDHVGDVIGDLNRRRGMISGQEAGPTGVRIKGEVPLSEMFGYIGHLRTMTSGRGQFSMEFAHYSPCPNNVAEQVIAEAKERKEKK; encoded by the coding sequence ATGGCTGACTTATCTAAATACAGAAACATAGGCATTTTCGCTCACGTGGACGCGGGTAAAACCACCACTACCGAGCGTATTTTGAAGCTTACCGGTAAAATTCATAAAACCGGTGAAGTTCATGACGGCGAATCAACCACTGACTTCATGGAACAGGAAGCCGAGCGTGGAATTACAATCCAGTCAGCTGCGACAACCTGTTTCTGGAAAGATCACCGCCTTAACATCATCGATACTCCTGGACACGTTGACTTCACCGTTGAAGTTTACCGTTCATTGAAAGTACTTGATGGTGGTGTTGGCGTATTCTGTGGTTCTGGTGGTGTTGAGCCACAATCAGAAACCAACTGGCGTTATGCGAACGAATCAGAAGTTGCGCGTATCATCTTCGTAAACAAACTCGACCGTATGGGTGCCGACTTCTATCGCGTTGTTAAGCAAGTAGAAGATGTATTGGCGGCACGTCCATTAGTAATGACGTTACCAATCGGTATCGAAGACGACTTCAAAGGCGTTGTCGACGTACTTGAGCAAAAAGCTTACGTATGGGATGACTCAGGTCTTCCAGAAAACTACGAAGTGATCGATATTCCAGCTGACATGCAAGACAAAGCTGCGGAATACCGTGAAATGTTAGTTGAAACAGCGGTTGAGCAAGACGATGACTTGATGGAAAAATACTTAGAAGGTGAAGAGCCTTCTATCGAAGACATCAAGCGTTGTATCCGTAAAGGTACTCGTGACTTAGCGTTCTTCCCGACTTTCTGTGGTTCAGCATTCAAAAACAAAGGTGTTCAAAACGTTCTTGACGCCGTTGTTGACTACTTACCGTCTCCAACCGAAGTTGACCCACAACCGTTGACTGACGAAGAAGGTAACGAAACTGGTGAAGTAGCGACCGTTTCAGTTGATGAGCCATTACGTGCGTTAGCGTTTAAAATTATGGATGACCGTTTCGGCGCGTTAACCTTTATCCGTATTTACTCAGGTAAAATGACTAAAGGTATGACCGTTCTTAACTCATTCACTGGTAAAACTGAGCGTATCGGCCGTATGGTAGAGATGCACGCTGATCAACGTACTGAGTTAGAAGGTGCGCAAGCGGGTGACATTCTTGCGGTTGTTGGTATGAAGAACGTTCAAACCGGTCACACCTTATGTGATCCAAACAACCCATGTACACTTGAGCCAATGGTATTCCCGGATCCAGTTATCTCGATTGCGGTTGCACCTCGTGACAAAGGCGCTTCTGAGAAGCTAGGTGTTGCGCTTTCTAAAATGGTTGCAGAAGATCCTTCATTCCAAGTTGAAACGGATCAAGATTCTGGTGAAACCATCCTTAAAGGTATGGGTGAACTTCACTTAGACATCAAAGTTGACATCTTAAAGCGTACACATGGTGTTGAACTAGACGTAGGTAAACCACAGGTTGCTTACCGTGAAACTATCACTCAACGTGTTGAAGATAGCTACACGCATAAGAAACAATCAGGTGGTTCTGGTCAGTTCGGTAAAATCGACTACATCATTGAGCCAGGCGAGCAAAACAGCGGCTTTACTTTCGAGTCAAAAGTTGTTGGTGGTAACGTACCAAAAGAATTCTGGCCGGCAATTGAGAAAGGCTTTAAAGGTATGATGCAAGAAGGTGTTCTTGCTGGCTACCCAGTACTTGACGTTCAAATTACCTTAGTGGACGGTGCTTACCACGCCGTTGACTCATCTGCGGTTGCATTTGAAATCGCTGCTAAAGGTGCTTTCCGTCAATCAATTCCGAAAGCTTCACCACAAATTCTTGAGCCGATCATGAAAGTTGACGTGTTCACTCCAGAAGATCACGTTGGTGACGTTATCGGTGACTTAAACCGTCGTCGTGGCATGATCAGTGGCCAAGAAGCAGGTCCTACTGGTGTACGTATTAAAGGTGAAGTACCGCTTTCTGAAATGTTCGGATACATCGGTCACCTACGTACTATGACTTCTGGTCGTGGTCAGTTCTCAATGGAATTTGCACACTACTCTCCATGTCCTAACAACGTGGCAGAGCAAGTTATCGCAGAAGCCAAAGAGCGCAAAGAAAAGAAATAA
- a CDS encoding AEC family transporter, producing the protein MSTILLAIVPILCIIALGYCCRRFNVFNDGFLDGLSRLTFTVFIPCLLFTSIYNSEDLSSISSNLLLSFYIPVIGWYVLSYIYFRAVFKASFRKTELLSLAATFSNNVLIGIPVLLTLIGDSVLLPGFVIVSIHSLILFTLTSLFAENQEADKKWYRSLATSIWITTRSPIVISLLLGLSAKLLALPLHSIVQHTLDYLKGAALPCALIVLGATLARYKSTHQLPLSISVNTIKLLLLPLAVYCCGQYWFNLSPTLIAVTVIMSASPVGINVFMFAAQDPKSSPYLASAILNSTLVAIATIPAWIYFLDLAP; encoded by the coding sequence ATGTCGACGATCCTGTTAGCCATAGTTCCAATCCTTTGCATTATTGCCCTAGGTTATTGCTGCCGACGCTTTAATGTATTCAACGATGGATTTCTCGATGGACTAAGTCGCTTAACCTTTACGGTATTTATCCCCTGCTTGCTGTTCACCAGTATTTACAACAGCGAAGATCTGTCTTCAATTTCCTCGAACCTTCTTTTAAGCTTTTACATTCCTGTTATTGGTTGGTATGTGTTGAGCTATATTTATTTTCGAGCGGTATTCAAAGCCTCTTTTCGAAAAACCGAATTACTTTCACTAGCGGCAACTTTTTCTAATAATGTGTTAATCGGTATTCCGGTTTTACTAACGCTGATTGGAGACTCTGTATTACTGCCCGGCTTTGTGATTGTTTCGATTCATAGTCTCATTCTATTCACACTAACGTCTCTGTTTGCAGAGAATCAAGAAGCCGATAAAAAGTGGTACCGCTCACTCGCCACCAGTATTTGGATCACTACGCGCAGTCCTATCGTTATTAGCTTGCTTCTTGGACTTTCGGCGAAGCTTTTGGCGTTACCTTTGCACTCGATTGTTCAACACACCCTAGATTACTTAAAGGGTGCCGCTTTACCCTGTGCGCTCATTGTTCTAGGAGCTACCTTAGCGCGCTACAAGTCAACACACCAACTGCCCTTATCCATTTCGGTCAACACGATAAAGCTGTTACTGCTTCCTCTCGCCGTTTATTGTTGTGGGCAATACTGGTTTAATCTTTCACCAACGTTAATTGCTGTTACCGTCATCATGTCGGCCTCTCCTGTTGGCATCAATGTCTTTATGTTTGCAGCCCAAGATCCGAAATCCTCTCCCTATCTTGCTTCAGCCATTTTAAACTCAACCCTAGTGGCGATTGCGACGATACCAGCTTGGATCTACTTTCTCGATCTAGCTCCTTAG